In one window of Hevea brasiliensis isolate MT/VB/25A 57/8 chromosome 10, ASM3005281v1, whole genome shotgun sequence DNA:
- the LOC110632813 gene encoding beta-glucosidase 42 has protein sequence MIKKEKFLKEHPYLLEKEVSRSDFPPNFLFGVATSAYQIEGGCREGGRGPSIWDAFSHTKGTILDGSNGDVAVDHYHRYKEDIELITKLGFDAYRFSISWSRIFPDGLGTKVNEEGIAFYNNIINALLEKGIEPYITLYHWDLPLHLQESMGGWLNKEIVKYFAIYADTCFASFGDRVKKWITLNEPLQTAVNGFDTGIFAPGKHEQSDTEPFLASHHQILAHATAVSIYRSMYKDNQGGEVGLVVDCEWAEANSDKIEDKAAAAKRLEFQLGWYLHPLYYGDYPEVMRKILGDGLPKFSEEDKELLRNSLDFIGLNHYSSRFIKHVTDSPAECYYYKAQEIEILAKWEDGEPIGERAASEWLYVCPWGLRKVLNYIVQRYNNPIIYVTENGMDDEDSSAPLHEMLDDKLRVRYFKGYLAAVAQAIKDGADVRGYFAWSLLDNFEWAQGYTKRFGLIYVDYKNGLARHPKSSAYWFMRFLKGDEGKNGKE, from the exons ATGATAAAGAAGGAGAAATTCTTGAAGGAACATCCATATTTGCTGGAAAAGGAGGTCTCTCGCTCTGATTTTCCTCCTAATTTTCTCTTTGGTGTTGCCACTTCTGCCTATCAG ATTGAAGGTGGCTGCAGGGAAGGTGGTAGAGGTCCTAGTATATGGGATGCTTTTTCACACACCAAAG GAACTATTCTTGATGGAAGCAATGGTGATGTGGCAGTGGATCATTATCATCGATACAAG GAAGACATTGAACTCATCACTAAGTTGGGGTTTGATGCTTATCGATTTTCCATATCATGGTCTCGCATTTTCCCTG ATGGTTTGGGAACCAAAGTCAATGAAGAAGGGATAGCATTCTATAACAATATCATTAATGCTCTTCTTGAAAAGG GTATAGAGCCATATATAACTCTGTACCATTGGGATCTCCCCTTGCATCTTCAAGAGTCAATGGGAGGGTGGTTGAATAAGGAAATTGT AAAATACTTTGCAATCTATGCAGACACTTGCTTTGCAAGTTTTGGTGATAGAGTTAAGAAATGGATTACTCTAAATGAGCCTCTCCAAACAGCAGTAAATGGATTTGATACTGGAATATTTGCTCCTGGAAAACATGAACAGTCAGATACAGAACCATTTTTGGCTTCACACCACCAGATCTTGGCCCATGCAACAGCTGTTTCCATATACCGCAGCATGTACAAA GACAATCAAGGAGGAGAAGTAGGCTTGGTGGTGGACTGTGAATGGGCTGAAGCTAATTCAGATAAAATTGAAGATAAAGCTGCTGCTGCAAAACGGCTTGAGTTTCAGCTTGGATG GTATTTGCATCCTTTATATTATGGAGACTATCCTGAAGTTATGCGTAAAATACTGGGAGATGGGCTCCCAAAATTCTCAGAGGAAGATAAGGAATTACTTAGGAACTCACTTGACTTCATTGGTCTAAATCACTATTCTTCAAGATTCATTAAGCATGTTACAGATAGCCCTGCAGAATGCTATTACTATAAAGCCCAAGAAATTGAGATACTTG CTAAATGGGAAGATGGTGAGCCAATCGGCGAGAGG GCAGCATCAGAATGGCTCTATGTTTGTCCTTGGGGACTTCGGAAGGTTCTCAATTACATAGTCCAGAGATACAATAATCCCATAATTTATGTTACTGAGAATG GTATGGATGATGAAGACTCCAGTGCCCCTCTCCATGAAATGCTAGATGACAAACTGAGAGTTCGCTATTTTAAAGGATACCTTGCTGCAGTTGCTCAGGCAATCAA AGACGGAGCAGATGTGAGGGGATATTTTGCATGGTCATTGTTGGACAATTTTGAATGGGCTCAAGGTTATACCAAGCGTTTTGGTTTGATCTATGTGGATTACAAGAATGGACTTGCTCGCCACCCAAAGTCTTCTGCTTATTGGTTCATGAGGTTCTTGAAAGGTGATGAAGGGAAAAATGGCAAAGAGTGA